Sequence from the Pseudomonadota bacterium genome:
CAGCGCAGCTGAAGCGTCAGGAAGCTGAGCGTGAAGCAAGTATTAAACGTGGAGAGCTTTCTCGTTATTGGCAGTCAAAGTTTTTAGAAGGTTCTTTGGATAAAGATGCGTTTTATGATGTTCCTTCACCTGAGGCTTTTCCACTTTATGAGGGTCAGCTAGAAAACTCTCCATGGTTAAGTGGGTATCGTCATTTAGAAAAAGCCAGCACTGAGATGCTACGTTTTGAGAAGGCTCAAAATATTCCAAATCCAACATTTAAGCTTGGTATGAAGGATATTCGTGAAACTGGCGATCAGGCTTTTGTCGCAGGGATTTCTTTCTCTGTACCAATTTTTAATAGAAACAAGGGACGTATTAGACAGGCGAAAGGGGAGGTTGAGCGTACAAAGCAAAATCTCGCAGAAACACGCTTAAATCTAAACCAAGATCTTTGGCAAAACTGGCAGCTTTGGCAACAAGGTGTACAAGAAGTGAAGCGTTTAAAAATGCGTATTATTCCTTCAGCAGAGGATGCTTTTAAGCTTGCCAGAGAAGGTTATGAAAAAGGTCGTTTCCCTTATCTAGAAGTGCTAGATGCACAGCGCACGCTTTTTGATGCACGAGCGCAGTATCATATCTCACTCTTGAGAACGCATATGGCTCGTGCACGTGTGCTTGCCCTTACTGGTGGCCTTTCAGAGACAAATATTTCAGAGTTTAAGGAAAATTCAAATGAACATAATTCATAAAACAGTTGCCCTGATGGCATTAAACTTATTGCTTCTTTCTTCTGTCGCATTTGCAGCAGAAGATCATGATGACCATGGTCATGAGCATGAAACGGAAGCTTCATATATGGTAGAAGAACATGATGATCACGATGACCATGCTGAGGAGTCAGGAGATGGTCACGATGAGCATGATGAAGACAAAACAATAATAGATGATGACATGGCAAAGTCTGCAGGCATTAAGCTAGAAACAGCTTCTACTGGAATGGTTGCAGAAACGTTAACTCTAACGGGGCGCATTATGCTGAACCGTGATACGACTGTGCATGTACGTGGCCGTTTTGAAGGGCTTGTGAAATCTGTGCATGTAAAGTGGGGAGAGGCTGTTAAAAAAGGCCAGTTACTTGCACGTGTGGAGAGTAATGAAAGTTTAAATATCTATAATGTGGTCTCTCCAATTGATGGTGTGGTTCTTGAGCGTAATACCAGTGCAGGAGATTTGACAGATGATGGTGCACTCTTCCAAATTGCTGACCTTTCAAATGTATGGGCTGAGTTTCATGTTTTTCCTAAGGATCTAGATCGCATCCATGAAGGGCTTCCTGTTGAGGTGGCCATTGTGGGTAATCATAAAAAAGCTCCTGCAAAAATTGATTTAATGCTCCCAACTGCTGATAAGTTGAGCCAAACGGTGATTGCTGTTGCTGTTATTGATAACAAAGAGGGGATATGGAGGCCTGGTATGACGATTTCTGGCCGTGTTATCACACAGGAAAAATTGGTGAATGTAGTGGTTAAGCCGTCAGCTCTTCAAACTCTTGAAGGCAGGCAAGTCATCTTTGTTCAGCATGATGGAGCTTATGAGGCTCGAACGGTTGAAACAGGATTATCTGGGCCTTTGGGTGTTGAAATTCTTTCGGGTGTAGAAGCGGGGGAACATTATGTTTCTGAAGGTAGTTTTATTGTGAAGGCAGATATCGGAAAAGAATCTGCTGAACACGCGCACTAAGGAGAAGGATGATGTTAGAGAAAACAATTCTATTCTCCATTAAGCAGAGGTGGCTTGTGCTTGTTGTTGTACTCGCTCTCTCTTTGCTTGGAGCGTACAACTTTACCAAGCTACCAATTGATGCGGTGCCTGATATTACCAATGTGCAGGTACAAATTAATACTGGAGCGGCGGGATATTCACCGCTTGAGGTGGAGCAACGTATTACATTTCCTATAGAAACGGCTATTGCAGGGCTCCCTAAGCTTGATTATACCCGATCACTTTCTGCTTACGGATTGTCGCAGGTGACAGTGGTATTTGAGGAAGGGACGGATATCTACTTTGCACGCCAGTTAATTGCGGAGCGTTTACAGCAAGTGCGTGAAGAAATCCCAGAAGGGCTTGAGCCTGAGATGGGGCCTCTTGCTACGGGGCTGAGTGAAATCTTTATGTACACAGTAGAGGCAAAGCAAGGAGCTGTAACAGAAGATGGGAATGCTTATACGCCAATGGATCTTTTAACGATCCAGAACTGGACGATATTACCTCAGCTACGCACTGTTAAAGGTGTCACAGAAGTCAATACCAGTGGCGGTTATGAAAAAGAGTTTCATGTGAGACCTTATCCTGATCGTTTGCTTGCTTATAACCTTACGTTTAGAGATGTCATTGAAGCATTGGAACATAACAATGATAACGTAGGTGCAGGGTATATTGAAAAGAGCGGTGAGCAGTATCTGGTGCGTGTTCCTGGTCAGGTTAAATCTCTTGAAGATATCGGTAGCATAACAATTGCTAAAAGAGATGAGCTTGCCATTCGTATGCGTGATGTGGCTGAACTTACATTAGGAGCACCTCTTAGAACAGGGGCTGCAACTCAAAACGGTAAGGAAGTTGTGCTCGGTACTGTGATGATGCTCATGGGTGAAAATAGCCGTGACGTATCAGAACGTGTTGCGGCTAAGCTTGAACGTATCAATTCTAGCTTACCTGAAGGGGTGAAGGCTTCAGTTGTTTATAACCGCACAACATTAGTAGAGAAAACCATTAAAACGGTTTCTAAAAACCTGACTGAGGGGGCGCTATTAGTGATTGCTATCTTGTTCCTTCTGCTTGGTAACATGCGTGCGGCACTGATTACTGCATCTGTGATTCCTATTGCGATGCTTATGACGGTTACAGGTATGGTGCAAAACAAGGTATCAGGAAACCTGATGAGCCTTGGGGCACTAGACTTTGGTCTCATTGTAGATGGAGCTGTGATCATTATTGAGAACTGTTTGCGCCGCTTTGGAATAGAGCAACGTAAGCTCGGTCGATTAATGACGAGAGATGAGCGCTTTAACTTGGCGGCTTCAGCAACTGCTGAGGTTATTCGTCCAAGCCTGTTTGGTGTCCTCATCATTACTATTGTGTATGTGCCAATTTTTGCACTTACGGGCGTGGAAGGAAAGATGTTCCACCCTATGGCAGCAACAGTGATTATGGCTTTGCTATCCGCCCTTGTTCTTTCTCTTACTTTCGTGCCTGCGGCTGTTGCATTATTTGTGACAGGTAAGGTTGAGGAGAAAGAGGGGCGCCTCATGAGTTGGTGTAATAAACGTTATGCCTCGGCTTTAGATTGGAGCCTCAATAAACCTCGTACAATGATTGGAGGGGCTTTATTTTTACTTGTGTTGAGCGTGCTCCTTTCAGGTCGCCTTGGGGCTGAGTTTGTGCCTCAGTTGGATGAGGGAGATATTGCGACGCATGCTCTTCGCATACCTGGTACAAGCTTGAGGCAGTCTGTTGATATGCAGTTGAAGGTTGAGGAGGTTATTACTGGCTTTAAAGAGGTTGAACGTGTCTTTAGTAAGGTGGGAACGCCTGAAGTTGCAACAGATCCTATGCCGCCTAACGTAGCCGATACGTTTGTGATTTTGAAAGATCGTAAAAAATGGCCTGATCCAAATAAATCAAAAGCAGAGCTTGTTGATGAGATGGAGAAAGCTCTACGTGCTTTACCTGGGAATAACTATGAGTTCACGCAACCCATACAGATGCGCTTTAATGAGCTGATTTCTGGTGTGAGGAGTGATCTTGCAGTAAAGGTGTATGGTGATGATCTTGAGCAACTGGCTGCATCTGCTCAAGAGATTGCGACTGTGCTTAAAACGATTGACGGGGCGGCAGATGTTCGTGTTGAGCAATCAACAGGTCTGCCTGTCTTGAGTATTGAGCCTAATAGGCAAGCTCTTGAGCGTTATGGTTTAAGTATTGCTGATGTACAGAACGTTGTGGCGATCGCTATAGGTGGCAAAGAGACTGGTACTGTGTATTTAGGTGATCAACGCTTTAGCTTGGTTGTTCGACTTCCTGAAGTGTTACGTACAGACGTTGCTTCGCTTGAGTACTTACCAGTCCCTTTGATGGATCAAAGCGCAGAGCCGAATTATGTTCCTCTTCGTGAGGTGGCTGATATCAACACTGAGTATGGGCCTAATCAAATTAGTCGAGAAAATAGCAAGCGACGCATTTATGTGACTGCAAATGTTCGTGGTCGTGATTTGGGTGGCTTTGTAAGTGAGGTTCAAAAAACTATAGATGAGCAAGTTAAGCTTCCAGCAGGGTATTGGCTCGATTATGGTGGAACTTTTGAACAGCTTATTTCTGCAAAGAATCGACTTATGATTGTTGTGCCTGTTGCTCTGATCCTCATCTTTACACTACTGTTTATAGCACTTGGATCTGTGCGTGATGCGCTTCTTGTTTATACAGGTATTCCACTCGCTCTCACGGGTGGTGTGGCAGCACTGTGGCTAAGAGATATTCCATTCTCTATTTCTGCGGGGGTTGGGTTTATTGCTCTCTCTGGTGTTGCCGTCTTGAATGGTGTGGTGATGGTCTCTTTTATTAAAGATCTATACCTTTCAGGCAAACCTCTGCAGGATGCGATTAGAGAGGGAGCTCGTACAAGACTTAGACCTGTACTGATGACAGCTCTTGTGGCCAGTCTAGGTTTTGTTCCTATGGCGCTTAATACAGGCACCGGTGCAGAGGTGCAGAGGCCCCTCGCGACAGTGGTGATTGGAGGTATTATCTCAAGCACAGTTTTGACCCTGTTTGTGCTTCCAACTCTCTATAAATTATGGGGAGGGAAGAGGTAAATTAAGAGGCTAATGTTACGAAATGTACATGTGCCCATGGAGAATAAAAAAGCCCCCGCATTTGCAGGGGCTTTTTCTCGCTCATGGCAGGGGGTGCTTAAAGATAAGTTGAACATCACCTTTCATGAAGATGAAAAACAAGCTCTAATAGATAAATACCTTGAGCAGGATCTTTCCTTTAATGAGGAAACTGTTGAGTTTGAGCCTTTTGAAATGAGTAGGGATGGAGCAATATGTTCTGTTCGTATTTACCCTCAGAAAGTTAGTGGGAAATTGGTACTTGGGATCGGGCAGAATATGATCCCTACGGTATATGCTTCTCATAAGCATGAGCAATGAATTCATACATTAAAAACGGCGCATCAGTGTCATAACTTGTTAAAGAAAGGAAAAGCTAAAGCTAAATGCCGTATCTAAGATTAAGGTACGGCATTTTTTCTGTTTACAGCAAAAGTGCAGTGATGCTGATAATTCTCCCAATTCCCTGATCTGCTGACCTCATATGGAGACTAGAGTATATTAAAAATACCCGTATTTGCGGGAATGGGACGGCAAAAACAAAAAAACACCCATAAGGGTGTTGAATCTGTTTGAAAATGGTGGTGTGAATAATGAGCCTATAAAAGGCAGCTGTAAGATAAAAATCCCTGTTACTTATTATTAAACAGGCAAAGTATATAAATTTACAGGGATATTGCTTTATTTTTGATAAATAAAGATAGTTATGGCTTGATCTCAGGGGGCTTTAGCACGATTTTCCATTAACTCATAACAGGGAATAAACTTTATTATGTATTTAAGCTTGATAACGTAAATCATTTCTTTTTTCAGCAAACTCTTGTTTTTATATAAGAGTTCTCTTATAACAGGCCAAACAGTACACAAAGGATGATGCCTTGAATTTCAAGTGTATAGCTAAATACGTCTTATTGGGCGCCATGATTGGCCTATTTAACCCTGCCGAATCTTATGCACAATGTACCCGTACAAGTATTCCTGTTCATCCAGGAAACCCGTTCCCGAGCGCCGCTCAATTTGATTGTACAGATGATATACAAGGTGGCGTCAATTTTCCTTCTGGCTATACAGGCGGAGGCCTTACACCTCTTATGCCAGTCAATGCTCTGATTCCAGATTCTCGTCTCAATGTTTTTAACTTAACAGAAAATATTAATCCTTCAGCTGGCAGAGTTGGTGTACGTGCTATTAACTTTACGTCTTTCCGTAATGATACGCGTGCCTTAGATGTTGCTCTGACACCGTCTTTATTCGGTGCTGGCAATACTATTGCTACACATGGTAATGGTGCGCATGGTATTGAGGTCGGTTCATGGGGGTCATACTTTTTAAACCTTGCCTATGAGCGCCAGAGTAGTGGCGGGGGAAATGCAAGCGGTCACGTCGTGCATACTTATACTAATGGTGGGCGTACATTTGATATTTCAACGAGCGGTACAGGTGCGCATGGTATCTATTCATACAGTGGTGGCGGGCATGGTCCTGGTGGTGATGATGACGCTTTTGGCGGCGGTGCAAGTGGTAGCCCTGGTGGTCGTGGTGGACAAATTTGGGTAGATAGCCGCTCTAATATTTATACATACGGCGCTCATTCACATGGTATTTACTCAGCAAGCCGTGGTGGTGATGGTGGTAATGGCGGTAATGGTGGCCTTGGCGGTAGCGGAGGCGCTGGCGGGCAAGGTGGCGCTGGCGGCTATGTCACAATTAGTAGTCGCGGTAATATTATTACGCACAACATTGGTTCGCACGGTATTATTGGCCAAAGTATTGGTGGTATCGGTGGGACTGGTGGTAATGGGTTGTTTTGGAATGGTGGTGGTAATGGTGGTGGTACCAGCCATGGTGGCACGGCTTATATTAATAATTATGGCTATATTGAAACCAAAGCAAACTTCTCATCAGCCATTGTAGGGCAAAGCATCGGTGGTTTTGGCGGCGGAGGAGGCGGCTCATTTGGTTTTATTGGCTACGGTGGGAGCGGAAACAGTGCAGGTAACGGTGGCACTGTCGTGATTAATAATAATGACGGTAATATGGTCACGCGTGGTTCTCATAGTCATGCTATCCTTGCACAAAGCATTGGCGGTGGCGGTGGCTCTGGCGGTGGCGGTTTTGGTGCTGTCGGTTTTGGTGGCGCTGGTAATGCCGGTGGTCATGGCGGTGGCGTTGGTGTTTATAACCGCAATAATACAGCACTCAACCTTTATACAATTACATATGGTTCTCGTTCTCACGGTATTTACGCCCAGTCTATTGGTGGTGGTGGCGGTGACGGTGGTGATTCTGGCGGCTTTAGTGCTGTTGGTGGCTCAGGTGCAGCAACCAGTAATGGTGGCACAGTGACTGTTGATAATGACCGTTACATTCAAACAAGTGGGCTTTTGTCTTCTGCTATTTTTGCACAAAGTATTGGTGGTGGTGGTGGTAATGGCGGTTCATCTGCTTCAGCATACATGGGCGTAGGTGGCTCCGGTGGTGGCGGTGGTCATGCCGGAACTGT
This genomic interval carries:
- a CDS encoding efflux RND transporter periplasmic adaptor subunit — its product is MNIIHKTVALMALNLLLLSSVAFAAEDHDDHGHEHETEASYMVEEHDDHDDHAEESGDGHDEHDEDKTIIDDDMAKSAGIKLETASTGMVAETLTLTGRIMLNRDTTVHVRGRFEGLVKSVHVKWGEAVKKGQLLARVESNESLNIYNVVSPIDGVVLERNTSAGDLTDDGALFQIADLSNVWAEFHVFPKDLDRIHEGLPVEVAIVGNHKKAPAKIDLMLPTADKLSQTVIAVAVIDNKEGIWRPGMTISGRVITQEKLVNVVVKPSALQTLEGRQVIFVQHDGAYEARTVETGLSGPLGVEILSGVEAGEHYVSEGSFIVKADIGKESAEHAH
- a CDS encoding CusA/CzcA family heavy metal efflux RND transporter; this encodes MLEKTILFSIKQRWLVLVVVLALSLLGAYNFTKLPIDAVPDITNVQVQINTGAAGYSPLEVEQRITFPIETAIAGLPKLDYTRSLSAYGLSQVTVVFEEGTDIYFARQLIAERLQQVREEIPEGLEPEMGPLATGLSEIFMYTVEAKQGAVTEDGNAYTPMDLLTIQNWTILPQLRTVKGVTEVNTSGGYEKEFHVRPYPDRLLAYNLTFRDVIEALEHNNDNVGAGYIEKSGEQYLVRVPGQVKSLEDIGSITIAKRDELAIRMRDVAELTLGAPLRTGAATQNGKEVVLGTVMMLMGENSRDVSERVAAKLERINSSLPEGVKASVVYNRTTLVEKTIKTVSKNLTEGALLVIAILFLLLGNMRAALITASVIPIAMLMTVTGMVQNKVSGNLMSLGALDFGLIVDGAVIIIENCLRRFGIEQRKLGRLMTRDERFNLAASATAEVIRPSLFGVLIITIVYVPIFALTGVEGKMFHPMAATVIMALLSALVLSLTFVPAAVALFVTGKVEEKEGRLMSWCNKRYASALDWSLNKPRTMIGGALFLLVLSVLLSGRLGAEFVPQLDEGDIATHALRIPGTSLRQSVDMQLKVEEVITGFKEVERVFSKVGTPEVATDPMPPNVADTFVILKDRKKWPDPNKSKAELVDEMEKALRALPGNNYEFTQPIQMRFNELISGVRSDLAVKVYGDDLEQLAASAQEIATVLKTIDGAADVRVEQSTGLPVLSIEPNRQALERYGLSIADVQNVVAIAIGGKETGTVYLGDQRFSLVVRLPEVLRTDVASLEYLPVPLMDQSAEPNYVPLREVADINTEYGPNQISRENSKRRIYVTANVRGRDLGGFVSEVQKTIDEQVKLPAGYWLDYGGTFEQLISAKNRLMIVVPVALILIFTLLFIALGSVRDALLVYTGIPLALTGGVAALWLRDIPFSISAGVGFIALSGVAVLNGVVMVSFIKDLYLSGKPLQDAIREGARTRLRPVLMTALVASLGFVPMALNTGTGAEVQRPLATVVIGGIISSTVLTLFVLPTLYKLWGGKR
- a CDS encoding TolC family protein translates to MLGLCLSLGIATAQAEDIKSITLSQAFKLAEQNAPELLSAKAKLQIIMGEAEEVSAFQNPEFDFEIENFGGTGALSGTSGAEYTFAISQGIEIGGKRGAKKRSAHANFKAAQEEYEASKLALEQRVTVAYMQAVSSERELALSKEQESLAEAVLKDVTKRVKAARVPEIQKKKAEVAFATAQLKRQEAEREASIKRGELSRYWQSKFLEGSLDKDAFYDVPSPEAFPLYEGQLENSPWLSGYRHLEKASTEMLRFEKAQNIPNPTFKLGMKDIRETGDQAFVAGISFSVPIFNRNKGRIRQAKGEVERTKQNLAETRLNLNQDLWQNWQLWQQGVQEVKRLKMRIIPSAEDAFKLAREGYEKGRFPYLEVLDAQRTLFDARAQYHISLLRTHMARARVLALTGGLSETNISEFKENSNEHNS